One Rosa chinensis cultivar Old Blush chromosome 3, RchiOBHm-V2, whole genome shotgun sequence DNA window includes the following coding sequences:
- the LOC112194545 gene encoding F-box/kelch-repeat protein At3g06240 codes for MAEEVVVQILSRLPPKSLMRFKCVRKSWCALVNNPGFIFQQLHLYNKFSSTPILIKRTVISRTESTSEEVVFSFLNLHNDDYNCHLEANCHSIVEDINFPASMGLKTRGQFIELPMPSSSSFDEDVYVIGHCDGIICLLVIYISTSVIICNPAIKEYRLVKDVDVISFHVGFGYHPKSKDYILINVMSTGEKVYDNERLVIHPPRAKLYTLGTGSWREINTNYLETETTHFWPSLFQFYFKGIFYWLGNEQRKELISEFDRDDEDNNRLVILFYDAGDELFHSLLLPDGFYDPSEGLYGMRLALLNESIALYGFHCIGNCPSPFEIWIMVDFDGTNCSWTKQLAVVPTVELYMPGALWKNNVILINREGRVVSYNFDKEKLKYNPIHGVLRASFQATICVHSIVSVKGQPT; via the coding sequence ATGGCAGAAGAGGTGGTGGTTCAAATCCTATCGAGGCTACCTCCCAAATCTTTGATGCGATTTAAATGCGTCCGTAAGTCATGGTGTGCACTGGTCAATAATCCAGGATTCATATTCCAACAACTCCACTTGTACAACAAATTTTCCTCCACTCCCATTCTTATCAAGCGTACGGTCATTAGCCGGACTGAAAGTACCAGCGAGGAAGTTGTGTTTTCCTTCCTCAATCTTCATAATGATGATTATAACTGTCATCTTGAGGCTAACTGTCATTCTATTGTTGAGGACATCAATTTTCCAGCTTCTATGGGTCTAAAGACGAGGGGCCAATTTATTGAGCTTCCTATGCCTAGTTCTAGTTCGTTTGATGAAGATGTATATGTTATAGGTCATTGTGATGGGATCATTTGTCTTTTAGTTATATATATTAGCACTAGcgttatcatatgcaatccagcAATCAAGGAGTATAGGCTTGTTAAAGATGTAGATGTAATCTCATTTCATGTCGGATTTGGCTATCATCCCAAATCCAAAGATTACATACTTATTAATGTCATGTCGACTGGAGAGAAAGTATATGATAACGAGCGTCTCGTTATTCATCCTCCTAGGGCAAAATTATACACTTTGGGAACTGGTTCTTGGAGAGAGATCAATACAAATTATTTGGAAACAGAAACTACCCACTTTTGGCCTAGTCTTTTCCAGTTCTACTTTAAAGGAATTTTCTATTGGTTGGGAAATGAGCAAAGGAAGGAACTCATCTCTGAGTTTGACAGGGATGATGAGGATAACAATAGACTAGTAATCCTTTTCTATGATGCAGGTGATGAGCTCTTTCATAGTTTATTGCTTCCAGATGGTTTCTATGACCCAAGTGAGGGTCTTTATGGTATGCGTCTTGCATTGTTGAATGAATCCATTGCTCTTTATGGCTTTCACTGCATTGGTAACTGTCCTTCACCATTCGAAATTTGGATAATGGTCGACTTTGATGGTACCAACTGTTCTTGGACAAAACAGTTGGCAGTTGTGCCCACGGTGGAACTTTATATGCCAGGGGCACTTTGGAAGAACAATGTTATTCTAATTAACAGAGAAGGGCGAGTAGTTTCCTACAATTTTGATAAGGAGAAACTTAAATATAACCCGATACATGGTGTGCTTCGAGCAAGTTTTCAAGCTACAATTTGTGTACATAGTATAGTTTCAGTCAAGGGACAACCAACCTGA
- the LOC112194946 gene encoding glycosyltransferase BC10-like, whose translation MDPVIPVQNWRKGSQWVVLTRKHAEVVVKDDTVFPMFQLYCKRKSLPEFWRDHPVPADNSKEHNCIPDEHYVQTILAVR comes from the exons ATGGATCCTGTTATTCCTGTACAAAACTGGAGAAAAGGATCTCAG TGGGTTGTATTGACGAGGAAGCATGCAGAGGTTGTAGTGAAAGACGATACAGTGTTTCCTATGTTTCAGTTGTATTGTAAG AGGAAGTCGTTACCTGAGTTTTGGCGGGATCATCCTGTT CCGGCCGATAACTCCAAGGAGCACAATTGCATTCCAGACGAGCATTATGTTCAGACAATACTGGCTGTAAGATAA